Proteins encoded within one genomic window of Saccharopolyspora pogona:
- a CDS encoding dynamin family protein, with translation MSGDALLDRARALLIRTMTFYRDDPRTSMWLRGRLERLDQPLRIAVGGRVKAGKSTLINALVGAELAPTDAEERTQVNTFYQYGPEPKILVHTPHGAVQNVPVSTLDAGTIRDLQHWRPDEVARLVIESPTPGLRAITLIETPGVASAAVQETGRSALAQILSEADAVLYLTRYPRQTDLQFLQSVNELQTARCVPINTIVAFSRADETGSGGPEALQAAERIAERYRNDPTLRSFAQHLIPVIGLLGQAVATMTDEDFLALGNLSRLSQSDQDELLLSADRFINSGMESTPGPVRQRLLERFGHYGIERALALMRSGVTERKKLQAALLDESGLNLLQETVHQQFVERQDALRARSALLAVDMVSRANPRPGVQQLRGEFERLLANAHEWNELRLLSALDSGQVRFARPLQAEAKRLLGAFGNAPHARLGLDEIALAVDLADGAAAALARWREQSVNPLHDRQHREAVRTVLRSCERLIIHQVHGPQQQTPQRQPNPQHQQDSQRHQQGPQHQQGHPAAQRPHPPQNASGAHSRD, from the coding sequence ATGAGCGGCGATGCCCTGCTGGATCGCGCGCGAGCGCTGCTGATCCGCACCATGACGTTCTACCGGGACGATCCGCGCACCTCGATGTGGCTGCGCGGCCGGCTGGAACGGCTCGACCAGCCGCTGCGCATCGCCGTCGGTGGACGGGTGAAGGCGGGCAAGTCCACGCTGATCAACGCGCTGGTCGGTGCGGAGCTCGCGCCCACCGATGCCGAGGAGCGCACCCAGGTCAACACCTTCTACCAGTACGGGCCGGAACCGAAGATCCTGGTGCACACCCCGCACGGCGCGGTGCAGAACGTTCCCGTGTCCACTTTGGACGCCGGCACCATCCGCGACCTGCAGCACTGGCGGCCGGACGAGGTGGCCCGGCTGGTCATCGAGTCACCGACGCCGGGCCTGCGGGCCATCACGCTGATCGAGACGCCCGGCGTCGCGTCCGCGGCGGTGCAGGAGACCGGGCGGTCGGCGCTCGCGCAGATCCTGTCCGAAGCCGACGCGGTGCTGTACCTGACGCGGTACCCGCGGCAGACCGACCTGCAATTCCTGCAGTCCGTCAACGAATTGCAGACGGCCCGGTGCGTGCCGATCAACACGATCGTCGCGTTCTCGCGCGCCGACGAGACCGGCAGCGGCGGACCGGAAGCGCTGCAGGCGGCCGAGCGGATCGCCGAGCGCTACCGCAACGACCCCACGTTGCGGTCCTTCGCCCAGCACCTCATCCCGGTGATCGGGCTGCTCGGGCAGGCCGTCGCGACGATGACCGACGAGGACTTCCTGGCGCTGGGCAACCTTTCCCGGCTGTCCCAGAGCGACCAGGACGAGCTGTTGCTGTCGGCGGACCGGTTCATCAACAGCGGCATGGAATCGACGCCGGGCCCCGTCCGGCAGCGGCTGCTCGAACGGTTCGGGCACTACGGCATCGAGCGGGCGCTGGCGTTGATGCGCAGCGGCGTGACGGAGCGGAAGAAGCTGCAGGCCGCGCTGCTCGACGAAAGCGGCCTGAACCTGCTGCAGGAAACCGTGCACCAGCAGTTCGTGGAGCGGCAGGACGCGTTGCGGGCGCGATCGGCGTTGCTGGCCGTCGACATGGTGTCGCGCGCCAATCCCCGGCCCGGCGTGCAGCAGTTGCGCGGCGAGTTCGAGCGGCTGCTGGCAAACGCGCACGAGTGGAACGAGCTGCGGCTGCTGTCGGCGCTGGATTCCGGTCAGGTGCGGTTCGCCCGCCCGCTCCAGGCGGAAGCGAAGCGGCTGCTGGGGGCGTTCGGCAATGCGCCGCACGCGCGGCTCGGCCTGGACGAGATTGCGTTGGCGGTGGACCTGGCCGACGGGGCGGCGGCAGCGTTGGCGCGCTGGCGGGAGCAGTCGGTGAACCCGCTGCACGACCGGCAGCACCGCGAAGCGGTCCGCACGGTCCTGCGCAGCTGCGAACGACTGATCATCCACCAAGTCCACGGCCCGCAGCAGCAAACGCCCCAGCGCCAACCGAATCCGCAACACCAGCAGGACTCGCAGCGCCACCAGCAAGGCCCGCAGCACCAGCAGGGCCACCCGGCCGCGCAGCGCCCGCATCCGCCCCAGAACGCCTCGGGCGCCCACTCGCGCGACTGA